The Treponema medium genome has a window encoding:
- a CDS encoding phenylalanine--tRNA ligase subunit alpha, which produces MDIQSVLKNLHPLEIKVLKNFKIGEGLYAKKLQEVLQYKEGHANQAFSWLKLKELVKEKTRKTTVVYELTELGKDYAKNGLPAERIILLLKEAGPLKLPEIAQKLGLQNKDVGSSFGELSKAGCAAMNDEKKAAYIKDPDDKNFLLKKALLKRAAEAAECRLPEDSLTDDEKTCIADIAKKRGAADAAFKIIERDEIVYAFTDMVAAVQKALNAAGITGDETGQLTSESLKTGAWKTQTFRSYNIQLPPARVIPGRTNPYVDFLESVKDKLTSLGFEEFDGPLVETDFWNSDALFMPQFHAARDIHDVYYLKNPTHAKAIEEPFLSRVAEIHETGGDSGSRGWNYHFDRDFTRQLLLRSQGTVLSAHQLAKAKIPGKYFGIARCFRYDKVDATHLSDFYQTEGIVLGEQVNLRTLLGILKMFAVEIAGATEVKYVGGYFPFTEPSIEVHIKHPVLGWFELGGSGIFRPEVTKAMGIDVPVLAWGIGIDRMALMALGLNDLRELFSTDIEGVRLRR; this is translated from the coding sequence ATGGATATTCAATCGGTATTAAAAAATCTACACCCGCTTGAAATCAAGGTATTAAAGAACTTTAAGATAGGCGAAGGATTATATGCGAAAAAACTGCAGGAGGTTTTGCAGTATAAAGAAGGTCATGCAAATCAGGCCTTTTCATGGCTCAAGCTCAAAGAATTAGTAAAAGAAAAAACGAGAAAGACAACCGTTGTCTATGAATTGACGGAGCTTGGCAAAGACTATGCAAAAAACGGATTGCCTGCCGAGCGGATTATCCTATTGTTAAAGGAAGCAGGGCCGCTCAAGCTGCCCGAAATCGCGCAGAAACTCGGTTTGCAGAATAAGGATGTCGGCTCTTCCTTCGGGGAGCTTTCAAAAGCGGGCTGTGCCGCGATGAATGATGAGAAAAAAGCGGCATATATAAAAGACCCTGACGATAAAAACTTTCTATTGAAAAAAGCGCTGCTGAAACGTGCAGCAGAGGCTGCCGAGTGCCGTCTGCCTGAGGACTCTTTAACGGATGATGAAAAAACCTGCATTGCCGATATTGCGAAAAAGCGCGGCGCTGCGGATGCCGCATTCAAGATTATTGAACGGGACGAGATTGTCTACGCCTTTACGGATATGGTTGCCGCAGTACAGAAGGCGTTGAATGCGGCGGGTATTACCGGCGATGAAACCGGACAACTGACGTCCGAAAGCCTTAAAACAGGCGCGTGGAAAACGCAAACCTTCCGCAGCTACAATATCCAGCTGCCGCCAGCCCGCGTTATCCCCGGCAGGACAAACCCCTACGTTGATTTTTTAGAGAGCGTCAAAGATAAACTCACGTCGCTCGGCTTCGAGGAATTTGATGGGCCGCTGGTCGAAACGGATTTCTGGAACTCTGATGCGCTCTTTATGCCGCAATTCCACGCAGCCCGCGACATTCACGATGTGTATTACCTAAAAAATCCTACGCACGCCAAAGCGATCGAGGAACCCTTCCTTTCCCGTGTTGCGGAAATTCACGAAACGGGCGGGGACAGCGGCAGCCGCGGCTGGAACTATCACTTTGACCGCGATTTTACCCGGCAACTCTTGCTCCGCAGCCAAGGCACAGTATTGTCCGCTCATCAGTTGGCAAAGGCAAAAATCCCGGGCAAATACTTCGGTATTGCGCGCTGCTTCCGCTACGATAAGGTAGACGCAACGCACCTTTCCGACTTTTATCAGACGGAAGGTATCGTCCTCGGCGAACAGGTCAACCTGCGGACGCTGCTCGGTATCCTCAAGATGTTTGCCGTCGAAATTGCCGGCGCTACCGAAGTGAAATATGTCGGCGGGTACTTCCCTTTTACGGAACCTTCTATAGAAGTGCATATCAAGCATCCGGTACTCGGCTGGTTCGAGTTGGGCGGCTCCGGCATTTTCCGCCCCGAAGTTACCAAGGCGATGGGCATCGACGTTCCCGTTCTGGCATGGGGTATCGGCATTGACCGTATGGCGCTGATGGCATTGGGGCTCAACGATTTACGCGAGCTGTTCAGCACCGATATCGAAGGCGTCCGGCTCCGCAGATAG
- a CDS encoding helicase-related protein: protein MKYTQLPVYEQKARILESLERHQVIVVESPTGSGKTTQLPVILHEAGYTQTGMIGVTQPRRIAALSVSEFIAHQLKVPLGDTVGYKMRFEDHTSPDTKIKIMTDGILLQELKLDPWLSKYSVIMVDEAHERSLNIDFILGLLKRILQERQDFKVIISSATINTDMFSMYFNECPVIKINAMTYPVTLIFDPPAITASTETLAAETALLDKIAVIVGRILSEGRPGAILVFLPGERAIKNCIERLSHESWFRKLYPLPLYGRLSKEEQERVFKSPPFGKKKIVIATNIAETSITINDIAAVIDSGLSKLNFYNPFTYTSSLDEAPVSKASCNQRRGRAGRTQEGVCYRLYTRKDFETRVMYTTEEIYRTDLSEVVMRMAELGIYDFANFDFISPPGKKGIIGAVDTLNMLGALESDNSLSKIGQMMCLFPLSPRQSRMIVEAVLYYPESIEDVLIAAGFLSARSPFLFPDGHELEARKAHAAFRDPLGDFVSFLKVYRQYMQAENQKKFCERFYLDERIMAEIANIKEQLELIVSDMGVPILSGGKPADYLTAVARGMIQFVCAAQGRDVYRSLTTEKISIHPGSCMYKEHQAFIVAGEIVRTSRMYAMSVSPLSKGIVALVAPALLDKKAAQEARTRAERAAGGGKAVSGKGGGKNALGAGAVGKLSGNVGKAVPHGFAAASETAGGKNSGNATGGSANEKQAQTVSICGTPYIVQKIKGKKQLLLPWEQFSHTVEQLRAERQLQRAGKSDTDWDIQSGVPAKTSGNAQGGTELENCTIVYDGRLEQLKNLRAKITFGSYELLAGEKLGLVLSIAEAFPLQPLDSEMPFPRTKNFMLPDDTVALLEQLPLIFRTVAAKQKSKQLGFITLFNDGNGTFWLKTSRGFHTALHENLASLQQLIDSAGAGLDEAQTAAVNRLYSKIAKLI, encoded by the coding sequence ATGAAATATACACAGCTGCCTGTTTATGAACAAAAGGCACGGATTTTAGAGAGTTTAGAACGCCATCAGGTTATTGTTGTCGAAAGCCCTACCGGATCGGGAAAAACGACCCAGCTACCGGTGATTTTGCACGAGGCGGGCTATACACAAACCGGTATGATCGGCGTTACCCAGCCGCGACGGATTGCAGCTCTTTCCGTCAGCGAATTTATTGCGCATCAGCTAAAGGTTCCGCTCGGCGATACGGTGGGCTACAAGATGCGGTTTGAAGATCACACTTCGCCGGACACTAAGATAAAGATTATGACCGACGGGATTCTCTTGCAGGAGCTTAAACTTGACCCATGGCTCAGCAAGTATTCCGTTATTATGGTAGATGAGGCGCATGAACGCAGTTTGAATATTGATTTTATCCTCGGGCTGCTCAAGCGGATTTTGCAGGAGCGGCAGGATTTTAAGGTGATTATCTCGTCGGCAACCATCAACACCGATATGTTTTCGATGTATTTTAACGAGTGTCCGGTGATTAAAATCAATGCGATGACCTATCCAGTTACGCTCATCTTTGACCCGCCTGCCATCACCGCCTCCACAGAGACGCTTGCCGCCGAAACCGCGCTGCTCGATAAAATCGCAGTGATTGTCGGGCGGATTTTAAGCGAGGGCCGCCCCGGAGCAATTCTTGTGTTTCTCCCCGGTGAGCGGGCGATTAAAAACTGCATTGAACGGCTCTCGCATGAGTCGTGGTTCCGCAAGCTCTATCCGCTGCCGCTGTACGGGCGCTTGAGCAAGGAAGAGCAGGAGCGGGTATTTAAGTCCCCGCCGTTCGGGAAAAAAAAGATTGTTATCGCAACAAATATTGCCGAAACCTCTATCACCATCAACGATATTGCCGCCGTCATCGACTCCGGCTTGTCAAAGCTGAATTTTTACAATCCCTTCACCTACACCTCAAGCTTGGACGAAGCGCCGGTGTCAAAGGCATCGTGTAATCAACGACGGGGACGCGCCGGACGGACGCAGGAGGGGGTATGCTACCGCCTCTACACCCGCAAGGATTTTGAAACCCGCGTTATGTACACCACGGAAGAAATCTACCGCACCGACCTCTCGGAGGTGGTGATGCGGATGGCGGAGCTGGGTATCTACGACTTTGCGAACTTCGATTTTATTTCCCCGCCCGGCAAGAAGGGCATTATCGGTGCGGTGGATACGCTCAATATGCTCGGCGCGTTGGAGAGCGATAACAGCCTGAGTAAAATCGGGCAGATGATGTGCCTCTTCCCGCTCAGCCCGCGCCAATCCCGTATGATTGTAGAGGCGGTGCTCTATTATCCCGAATCGATTGAGGATGTATTGATTGCCGCGGGCTTTTTATCGGCACGCAGCCCCTTCCTCTTCCCCGATGGGCATGAGCTTGAAGCGAGAAAAGCCCATGCAGCATTCCGCGATCCGCTCGGCGACTTTGTGTCCTTCCTTAAAGTCTACCGGCAATATATGCAGGCTGAAAACCAAAAGAAGTTTTGTGAACGCTTTTACCTCGACGAGCGGATTATGGCGGAAATTGCCAACATCAAAGAGCAGCTGGAGCTGATTGTCTCCGATATGGGCGTGCCGATCCTCTCCGGCGGAAAACCGGCGGATTACTTGACGGCGGTTGCCCGCGGCATGATCCAATTTGTGTGCGCTGCGCAGGGGCGGGATGTGTACCGCAGCCTTACCACCGAAAAGATTTCCATCCATCCGGGTTCCTGTATGTATAAGGAACACCAAGCCTTTATCGTTGCGGGGGAGATTGTGCGTACTTCGCGGATGTATGCCATGTCGGTCTCGCCTCTTTCCAAAGGCATTGTAGCGCTGGTCGCCCCTGCGCTCCTTGACAAAAAAGCGGCGCAGGAAGCGCGGACACGAGCTGAGCGGGCTGCTGGTGGCGGCAAGGCTGTAAGCGGAAAAGGCGGCGGTAAAAACGCACTGGGAGCCGGTGCGGTCGGTAAACTATCCGGCAACGTAGGAAAGGCTGTACCGCACGGATTCGCAGCTGCATCGGAAACCGCAGGCGGAAAGAACTCCGGCAACGCTACCGGCGGTTCTGCAAACGAAAAGCAAGCGCAGACAGTATCTATCTGCGGCACACCTTATATTGTACAAAAGATAAAAGGGAAAAAGCAGCTCTTGCTACCGTGGGAGCAGTTCAGCCATACGGTGGAGCAGCTGCGGGCAGAGCGGCAGCTCCAAAGAGCCGGTAAGTCGGATACCGATTGGGACATACAAAGCGGAGTTCCGGCAAAAACTTCCGGCAATGCTCAAGGAGGCACAGAGCTTGAAAACTGCACGATAGTCTACGACGGCCGACTTGAGCAGCTCAAAAACCTGCGTGCAAAAATTACCTTCGGCAGCTACGAGCTGCTTGCCGGAGAAAAACTCGGCTTGGTGTTAAGCATCGCTGAAGCCTTTCCGCTTCAGCCCCTTGATTCGGAAATGCCGTTCCCGCGGACTAAAAATTTTATGCTGCCGGATGATACCGTAGCCCTGCTGGAGCAGCTGCCGCTCATCTTCCGCACGGTAGCGGCAAAGCAGAAGAGCAAGCAGCTCGGCTTTATCACCCTGTTCAACGACGGTAACGGTACTTTCTGGCTGAAAACGTCACGAGGTTTCCACACTGCGTTGCACGAAAACCTTGCCTCACTGCAGCAGCTTATCGACAGTGCAGGAGCAGGATTGGATGAAGCGCAAACAGCAGCTGTCAACAGGCTCTACAGCAAAATTGCAAAACTGATATAG
- the murA gene encoding UDP-N-acetylglucosamine 1-carboxyvinyltransferase: MYEYHIEGGFPVKGTIKASGNKNAALPCIAAAVLTDQPVTLKNLPEIEDVSVMFKIFESFGGTIVKVAQNEYTLQLKTVTGYEVPAPLAQKIRASILFAGPLLARHGKVMMTPPGGDVIGRRRLDTHFLALTELGAQVKINGHFLFTANKLIGQDIFLDEASVTATENAVMAAVTAEGETVITNAASEPHIQDLCKLLNMMGAKISGIGSNILTIHGVPQLHGAEYRIGADYMEVGSFIGLAAVTRGSLTITDINPPDMRPIKLAFNKLGIRWEIDGTSLTVPAQQSLKVNCDLGGMIPKIDDAPWPGFPADLTSIMAVIATQVEGTVLIHEKMFESRMFFVDKLIGMGARITLCDPHRAVVTGPSTLHGSELVSPDVRAGMALVIAACCARGESLIRNVYQIERGYEHLVDRFKALGVQIERKPLCV; the protein is encoded by the coding sequence ATGTATGAATATCATATTGAAGGCGGTTTCCCCGTAAAGGGTACCATCAAGGCAAGCGGAAATAAAAATGCGGCATTGCCATGTATTGCCGCCGCCGTCCTTACCGACCAGCCCGTTACCTTAAAGAATCTTCCCGAAATCGAAGATGTTTCCGTAATGTTTAAGATATTTGAATCCTTCGGCGGAACAATTGTTAAAGTTGCACAAAATGAATATACGCTACAATTAAAAACCGTAACCGGTTATGAAGTACCGGCGCCGCTGGCTCAAAAGATACGGGCTTCTATTTTGTTTGCAGGCCCGCTGCTTGCACGCCACGGAAAAGTTATGATGACTCCGCCCGGCGGGGATGTTATCGGACGGCGGAGGCTGGATACGCACTTTTTGGCGCTGACGGAACTCGGCGCACAGGTAAAAATAAACGGTCATTTTTTATTTACAGCAAATAAACTCATCGGGCAGGATATTTTTTTGGATGAAGCATCCGTAACCGCTACCGAGAATGCGGTGATGGCTGCGGTAACCGCCGAGGGCGAAACCGTTATCACCAATGCAGCAAGCGAGCCGCACATTCAAGACCTTTGCAAGCTATTGAACATGATGGGTGCAAAGATAAGCGGTATAGGCTCTAATATTCTGACTATTCACGGAGTACCGCAGCTGCATGGCGCGGAGTACCGCATCGGTGCGGATTACATGGAAGTCGGTTCGTTTATCGGACTTGCGGCAGTTACCCGCGGCTCGCTTACCATTACCGATATCAACCCACCCGATATGCGGCCGATAAAGCTTGCGTTTAACAAGCTGGGTATCCGTTGGGAAATCGACGGCACAAGCCTAACCGTTCCTGCACAGCAGAGTTTAAAGGTAAACTGCGACCTCGGCGGTATGATCCCTAAAATCGATGACGCACCGTGGCCGGGATTCCCCGCCGACCTTACCAGCATTATGGCGGTTATCGCCACACAGGTGGAAGGCACCGTGCTTATCCATGAAAAAATGTTTGAATCCCGTATGTTCTTTGTCGATAAACTGATCGGTATGGGCGCACGTATTACGCTTTGCGACCCGCACCGCGCCGTCGTTACCGGTCCCAGTACCCTGCATGGTTCCGAATTGGTTTCGCCCGATGTACGTGCAGGAATGGCGCTCGTTATTGCCGCCTGCTGCGCCCGCGGTGAAAGCCTCATCCGGAATGTGTACCAGATCGAACGCGGCTACGAACACCTCGTCGACCGGTTTAAAGCGCTCGGCGTACAGATTGAACGCAAGCCGCTCTGCGTATAA
- the murJ gene encoding murein biosynthesis integral membrane protein MurJ, whose protein sequence is MNRKSSLLKSGISLSVLTLVSRVLGLIREMTKSAFLGTGPLADAFTVAFMIPNLLRRIFAENSMTVAFIPTFQTYLEGEKCNAPDAKAAMKEFLSATFTMLSFAVTGTVIIGILCSGLIIAVFFPKIGDFSATVLLTRIMFPYLLLISIAAFFQGILNGVRSFLPTGITPILFNLSVIGCTFVLAKPCGNPALAMAIGVVIGGSCQMLFQLPFVLRAGFSFKLIPFRRCVHNAGARKILRLIVPTLIGTAVYQINDLVSTALATYSGVGVAASLQYSIRLQELILGIFAVSVGTVILPDLSAHAVNKQWEVFQKLLLNAAKIIALVTVPATIFLLCSGEHVIILVYKSRRFTNESVRLTLQAFQWHIAGLFFIALNRILTSAFYAQSDTKRPTIAGIACFGINIVLATALAGFMQGGGIALALTIASAVNTGLLLYFLTKSDSIDVRTLLTSAAGFTVKMLLFSLIAAAPLYFFGARLYDPLAAYPRIIAQGLPLFISAALFSLIILTLLLITGDSLLKTAVQKIRRR, encoded by the coding sequence ATGAACCGGAAATCTTCTTTACTCAAAAGCGGTATCAGCCTATCCGTACTGACCCTTGTGTCGCGGGTTTTAGGGCTGATACGGGAAATGACCAAATCAGCCTTCCTCGGCACCGGCCCTCTTGCGGACGCCTTTACCGTTGCCTTTATGATTCCCAATCTACTCAGGCGCATCTTTGCCGAAAACAGCATGACCGTTGCGTTTATCCCTACTTTCCAGACCTATCTGGAGGGTGAGAAGTGCAATGCGCCCGATGCCAAGGCGGCGATGAAGGAGTTTCTTTCCGCAACATTCACCATGCTGTCTTTTGCCGTAACGGGTACCGTCATCATCGGGATTTTGTGCAGCGGTCTGATTATTGCGGTGTTTTTTCCGAAAATCGGCGACTTTTCCGCAACGGTACTCTTAACGCGCATCATGTTTCCGTACCTGCTGCTCATCTCCATTGCGGCATTCTTTCAGGGGATATTGAACGGCGTCCGCAGTTTCTTACCAACGGGAATTACGCCGATTTTGTTTAACCTGTCCGTTATCGGCTGCACCTTTGTACTCGCAAAGCCTTGCGGCAATCCGGCGCTTGCAATGGCAATCGGCGTGGTAATCGGCGGCTCCTGCCAAATGTTGTTTCAACTCCCCTTTGTGCTGCGCGCAGGCTTTTCGTTTAAGCTGATACCGTTCCGGCGCTGTGTACATAATGCCGGAGCGCGAAAAATACTGCGGTTGATTGTGCCGACACTCATCGGAACGGCAGTGTATCAAATCAACGACCTCGTTTCTACAGCGCTCGCGACATACTCCGGAGTTGGGGTCGCCGCAAGTTTACAGTATTCAATTCGTTTACAAGAACTTATTCTCGGCATCTTCGCTGTTTCTGTCGGCACAGTTATCCTGCCCGATCTTTCCGCCCATGCGGTTAATAAGCAATGGGAAGTATTTCAAAAACTTTTGCTGAATGCCGCAAAGATTATTGCACTCGTAACCGTTCCTGCAACGATTTTCCTGCTCTGTTCGGGAGAGCATGTCATCATTTTGGTGTATAAGAGCCGCCGCTTTACCAACGAGTCCGTCCGGCTCACCTTGCAGGCCTTTCAGTGGCATATCGCAGGGTTATTTTTTATCGCATTAAACAGGATTTTGACCTCGGCTTTTTATGCGCAAAGCGATACCAAACGTCCCACGATTGCAGGTATTGCGTGTTTCGGAATCAATATTGTGCTGGCTACGGCTCTGGCAGGCTTTATGCAAGGCGGCGGCATCGCGTTGGCACTGACGATTGCGAGCGCTGTCAACACCGGCCTTCTGCTGTATTTTCTTACCAAAAGCGATTCAATCGATGTGCGTACCTTGCTTACATCAGCCGCAGGTTTTACCGTTAAAATGCTGCTTTTTTCACTGATTGCCGCCGCACCGCTGTATTTTTTCGGAGCACGGCTCTACGATCCGTTAGCGGCGTACCCCCGCATTATCGCACAGGGACTTCCACTCTTTATCAGCGCCGCGCTTTTTTCACTGATTATTTTGACGTT
- a CDS encoding bacteriohemerythrin, translating to MEKFVSWDVSYDVGVPSVDKQHRHLVDLINSLYNACLGEKAELEETFRDVMKELVDYVMIHFKDEEAIMEQMNYPGLKEHKQKHELFVKEILKSVNAYTNGKQFVPNSFVRFLRDWLFNHILIDDKAWARYYFSLKK from the coding sequence ATGGAGAAATTTGTTTCGTGGGATGTTAGTTATGATGTGGGAGTTCCGAGCGTCGATAAACAACACCGCCACTTAGTAGATTTAATCAATAGCTTATATAATGCCTGCCTTGGAGAAAAAGCAGAACTTGAAGAGACATTTAGAGATGTAATGAAAGAATTGGTAGACTATGTAATGATTCACTTTAAAGATGAAGAAGCTATCATGGAGCAAATGAATTATCCGGGGTTAAAAGAACATAAACAAAAACATGAGTTGTTCGTTAAAGAAATTTTAAAATCAGTTAATGCCTATACAAACGGCAAACAATTCGTTCCCAACTCATTTGTCCGCTTTTTGCGTGACTGGCTGTTTAATCATATCTTAATCGATGATAAAGCATGGGCACGCTATTACTTCTCACTTAAAAAATAA
- the tyrS gene encoding tyrosine--tRNA ligase, producing MNKALQTLMDRGFFQQCTNVEALSALMDKGPVTFYTGTDPTGGSLHIGHLVPQFAVRHLRDAGHIGIALLGGGTGRIGDPSGKTEMRKMLDYQQLDENVEKIKAQLDRFIGFDGKTAFAENNKNWLADLNYIDFLRDIGSCFSVNKMLSFEAYKIRMETGLSFLEFNYQLLQSYDFLMLHQKHHCCLQIGGDDQWGNIVAGVDLVRRKTGDEVFGLTFPLITRSDGKKMGKSEKGALFLDKEMTPVFDFFQYWRNVDDADVRRFMLLFTFLPIEEIDRICAGNINEAKERLAWEVTKEIHGKDEADTALAGAKAAFGGGGDKSAMPTVEMNRTVFEQGISIVDLYVQSGLCATKSDARRLIEQGGALVAGESVTDFKAVITAAALDETGELILRAGKKRFSRIVTCSV from the coding sequence ATGAATAAAGCTTTACAAACGTTAATGGATCGCGGATTTTTTCAGCAATGCACCAATGTGGAAGCGCTGTCCGCGTTAATGGATAAAGGTCCGGTTACGTTTTATACCGGTACCGACCCAACCGGCGGTAGTTTGCATATCGGGCACCTCGTACCTCAATTTGCAGTTCGGCATTTACGTGATGCAGGTCATATCGGTATTGCGCTGCTTGGCGGCGGCACGGGACGCATCGGAGATCCTTCGGGGAAGACTGAGATGCGCAAAATGCTGGATTATCAGCAACTTGATGAAAATGTTGAAAAAATAAAAGCGCAGCTCGATCGGTTTATCGGATTTGACGGAAAAACAGCCTTTGCCGAAAACAATAAAAACTGGCTGGCCGATTTAAACTATATCGATTTTCTTCGAGACATCGGCTCCTGTTTTTCGGTTAACAAGATGCTTTCGTTTGAGGCGTACAAGATACGGATGGAAACGGGACTGTCTTTTCTTGAGTTCAATTATCAACTGCTGCAAAGCTACGATTTTTTAATGCTGCACCAAAAACATCACTGCTGTCTGCAAATAGGCGGAGACGACCAGTGGGGCAATATCGTCGCAGGGGTCGATTTAGTTCGCCGCAAGACCGGTGATGAGGTGTTCGGGCTTACTTTCCCCCTCATTACTCGCAGCGACGGTAAAAAAATGGGAAAGAGCGAAAAAGGCGCACTCTTTTTAGACAAGGAGATGACCCCCGTATTCGACTTTTTCCAGTATTGGCGGAATGTTGACGATGCCGATGTACGCCGCTTTATGCTGCTGTTTACCTTTTTGCCGATCGAAGAGATTGACCGTATTTGTGCAGGCAATATCAACGAGGCGAAAGAGCGGCTTGCATGGGAAGTCACCAAAGAGATACACGGGAAAGATGAAGCAGATACGGCGCTTGCCGGTGCTAAAGCCGCATTCGGCGGCGGCGGCGATAAAAGCGCAATGCCGACCGTAGAAATGAACCGTACCGTTTTTGAGCAGGGGATTTCGATTGTCGATTTATATGTACAAAGCGGTTTATGTGCTACAAAGAGCGATGCCCGCCGTTTAATAGAGCAGGGAGGGGCGCTTGTCGCAGGAGAATCAGTTACTGACTTTAAAGCCGTCATTACCGCCGCCGCCTTGGACGAAACAGGAGAACTCATTCTCCGCGCCGGAAAGAAGCGGTTTAGCCGTATCGTTACCTGCTCAGTTTAG